A section of the Thermococcus sp. genome encodes:
- a CDS encoding cell wall-binding repeat-containing protein: protein MIWKRGLVILIGFMFMLGGVPLGHAGVGDMRLVILVSDNEADMAIAQNVADLLGAQLIVSPWGTYDPAASAEILSIDPDRVIIIGGPVAVPEEYTGDLEEFGIPYERWYGETRYETNLVVIQALKDEFPDVFDGIKTVVIANGRDVLAIEGYLEAMKLRPYEFKGEPILILTDEGRENLTIAALGRFSDIAEVKYAATYSGREEPMFPLNRKELEGWMRSHFPGYEEGSLAQSPTRDDVYSLLINVQNKTDRAEGLLDGLQIPVARKKLEGAKSALSAAWDAYNSGEYSRAYQLAMVASFNADFVISRAYSEMRTVYQGSVKMQLELEIHQLEVMVRVLKRKGYDVGELESLLSQAREALSRGEYSILLNDLIPQIKNEMAMLTTKRTVPGTPGIPGGRDRGRP from the coding sequence GTGATATGGAAAAGGGGGCTTGTGATCCTCATCGGTTTCATGTTCATGCTCGGCGGGGTTCCCCTCGGACACGCAGGTGTGGGGGATATGAGGCTGGTCATCCTCGTGAGCGACAACGAGGCAGACATGGCCATAGCCCAGAACGTGGCCGACCTCCTGGGTGCCCAGCTGATAGTAAGTCCGTGGGGGACGTATGACCCCGCGGCAAGCGCCGAAATCCTCAGCATTGACCCGGACAGGGTCATAATAATCGGCGGCCCTGTCGCCGTCCCCGAGGAGTACACCGGAGACCTGGAGGAATTTGGAATCCCCTACGAGCGCTGGTACGGTGAGACCAGATACGAGACGAACCTAGTGGTTATACAGGCGCTCAAAGACGAGTTCCCGGACGTTTTTGACGGAATAAAAACCGTGGTCATCGCCAACGGTCGCGATGTCCTTGCGATAGAGGGCTACCTTGAGGCCATGAAGCTGAGGCCGTACGAGTTCAAGGGGGAGCCTATACTGATCCTCACTGACGAGGGGAGGGAGAACCTGACGATAGCTGCACTGGGACGGTTCAGCGACATAGCCGAAGTTAAGTACGCGGCGACTTATTCCGGCAGGGAAGAGCCGATGTTTCCCCTGAACAGGAAAGAACTGGAGGGCTGGATGAGGTCCCACTTCCCGGGCTACGAGGAGGGAAGCCTTGCCCAATCCCCCACGAGGGACGATGTCTATTCACTCCTCATTAACGTCCAGAACAAAACCGACCGCGCTGAAGGGCTCCTTGATGGCCTCCAGATACCGGTCGCGAGGAAGAAGCTCGAAGGGGCAAAGAGTGCCCTGAGCGCTGCATGGGACGCTTACAATTCGGGGGAATACTCAAGGGCATACCAGCTCGCCATGGTGGCCAGCTTCAACGCCGACTTCGTAATATCTAGGGCATACAGCGAGATGAGAACCGTGTACCAGGGCTCGGTGAAGATGCAGCTGGAGCTTGAGATACACCAGCTGGAGGTCATGGTCAGGGTCCTCAAAAGGAAGGGCTACGATGTGGGCGAGCTGGAGTCCCTCCTCTCCCAGGCCAGGGAAGCACTCAGCAGAGGCGAGTACTCCATCCTCCTCAACGACCTGATACCCCAGATCAAAAATGAGATGGCGATGCTAACGACCAAAAGAACAGTGCCCGGAACACCAGGGATTCCGGGAGGACGGGACAGGGGAAGACCATAA
- the asnB gene encoding asparagine synthase (glutamine-hydrolyzing), with protein sequence MCLISGGIGESLKDRFVRMIMAGKHRGEDSFGVWTDEGVFKSDDFSRLSEIPDGKIGLLQCRLAMTGSPGYTQPFYNDLALVHNGEIYNHVHLRNYLEGKGVPFETDVDSEVILRLIEHLLEKGLDVWKAVRKAMTMLEGDYAVAFSDGKRIYLFRDPVGVRPLYYSPRGFFASEKKVLWAIGEEAVPVEPGELVIISRGGVERRRLFTITELRRDLTPERAKRALMNALEHAVRVRTGKRTGVLFSGGLDSSLVALLASRYSDVVLYTAGAEGSPDLEWARNASDLLGLPLKEYVFDIDDVRDAVPRVIFAIEEPNPMNLAIGIPLYFSTRLASEDGCRLLLSGQGADELFGGYAKYLNNPALMEKDLLEMGEKNLARDDKIAMLNSVEGRVPFLDLAVVSAALGTPIGSKIEKGTRKAILRKVAVEFGLPTEIAGREKKAAQYGSHAQKLLEKLARGEGLTLSEYAQRVFNEAFKRE encoded by the coding sequence ATGTGCCTGATATCCGGAGGAATCGGTGAGAGTTTGAAGGACAGGTTCGTGAGGATGATAATGGCGGGAAAGCATAGGGGAGAGGACTCCTTCGGTGTCTGGACCGATGAAGGTGTGTTCAAATCCGATGACTTTTCACGCCTTTCGGAGATCCCCGACGGAAAGATAGGCCTTCTCCAGTGCAGGCTGGCAATGACTGGCTCCCCCGGCTATACCCAGCCCTTCTACAACGATCTGGCCCTCGTCCACAACGGGGAGATATACAACCATGTCCACCTGAGAAACTACCTCGAAGGAAAGGGCGTTCCCTTCGAGACCGACGTCGACAGCGAGGTGATTCTGAGGCTTATCGAGCACCTTCTTGAGAAGGGACTTGACGTGTGGAAGGCCGTAAGAAAAGCAATGACGATGCTTGAAGGAGACTACGCGGTGGCTTTCAGCGATGGGAAGAGGATATACCTCTTTCGAGACCCGGTAGGCGTTAGGCCGCTCTACTATTCACCAAGGGGCTTCTTCGCCTCGGAAAAGAAAGTCCTATGGGCAATAGGGGAGGAAGCCGTACCCGTGGAGCCGGGTGAACTCGTCATAATCTCGCGTGGGGGCGTTGAGAGAAGAAGGCTCTTCACAATCACCGAACTCCGGAGAGACCTAACGCCGGAGAGGGCAAAGCGCGCACTCATGAACGCTTTGGAGCACGCGGTCAGGGTTAGGACAGGAAAAAGAACAGGCGTTCTATTCTCCGGAGGTCTGGACAGCTCGTTAGTAGCCCTGCTGGCGTCTCGCTACTCCGACGTCGTTCTGTATACGGCAGGCGCCGAGGGCAGTCCTGATCTGGAATGGGCGAGAAATGCCAGCGACCTCCTCGGGCTCCCGCTCAAGGAGTACGTCTTCGACATAGATGATGTCCGCGATGCTGTCCCAAGGGTAATCTTCGCCATAGAGGAGCCGAATCCGATGAACCTCGCGATAGGAATCCCTCTCTATTTCTCCACGAGGCTTGCAAGCGAAGACGGGTGCCGGCTTCTCCTGAGCGGGCAGGGGGCGGATGAGCTCTTTGGGGGCTACGCGAAGTACCTCAATAACCCCGCGCTGATGGAGAAGGACCTCCTTGAGATGGGGGAGAAGAACCTGGCAAGGGACGACAAGATAGCCATGCTCAACTCGGTCGAAGGGCGCGTTCCCTTCCTTGACCTGGCCGTCGTGTCAGCTGCGCTGGGAACGCCGATAGGCTCAAAGATCGAGAAGGGCACCAGGAAGGCCATCCTGCGGAAAGTGGCGGTTGAATTCGGCCTTCCAACGGAGATAGCAGGACGTGAAAAGAAAGCTGCCCAGTACGGAAGTCATGCCCAGAAGCTCCTCGAAAAGCTGGCGAGGGGTGAAGGGCTCACCCTGAGCGAGTACGCCCAAAGAGTCTTTAACGAGGCCTTTAAACGTGAGTAA
- a CDS encoding ATP/GTP-binding protein gives MIITFVGTAGSGKTTLTASFGRYLEKNGYSVAYVNLDTGVKRLPYKPDVDVRQDVTAWDIMEEGYGPNGAIVESYDRLLPRVSSYVSRILELEKRSDYVLLDTPGQMETFLFHEFGVRLMENLPEPLAVYLFSPDILRKPADFCFVRFFGLMIELRLGATTVPAMSKIDTVERLEHYRRYLDDMEYLNARLKLEPSMQGLLAHRMCSALPELAPPTRVLYVSAKTGEGFEELETLAYEHYCTCGDLT, from the coding sequence ATGATAATAACCTTCGTGGGAACGGCAGGAAGCGGAAAGACCACCCTAACAGCCTCCTTCGGGAGATACCTTGAGAAAAATGGCTATTCAGTTGCCTATGTGAACCTCGATACCGGTGTAAAGAGACTGCCCTACAAGCCCGACGTCGATGTCAGGCAGGATGTAACCGCCTGGGACATAATGGAGGAAGGATATGGTCCCAACGGGGCAATAGTGGAAAGCTACGACAGGCTTCTCCCGAGGGTCTCCAGCTACGTCTCCAGGATATTGGAGCTGGAGAAGAGGAGCGATTACGTTCTCCTCGACACCCCCGGCCAGATGGAGACGTTTCTCTTCCACGAGTTCGGTGTCAGGCTGATGGAGAACCTCCCGGAACCGCTCGCGGTGTATCTCTTCAGCCCGGACATACTGAGGAAACCGGCAGATTTTTGCTTCGTTCGCTTCTTCGGCCTGATGATAGAACTGCGCCTCGGGGCCACCACCGTCCCGGCCATGAGCAAGATCGACACCGTGGAGAGGCTTGAGCACTACCGGCGCTATCTGGACGACATGGAGTACCTTAACGCCAGGCTCAAGCTGGAACCCTCGATGCAGGGACTCCTTGCACACAGGATGTGTTCGGCCCTTCCTGAGCTGGCGCCCCCCACGAGGGTTCTCTACGTCTCAGCCAAGACTGGAGAGGGCTTTGAAGAGCTTGAGACCCTCGCCTACGAGCACTACTGCACCTGCGGTGACCTGACCTAG
- the minD gene encoding cell division ATPase MinD: protein MGRLISIASGKGGTGKTTTTANLSIALGKIGYHVCAVDADLTMANLSLVMGIDDAYTTLHDVLAGRATISDAIYATAYENVHLVPASIDWEHVIRADPRKLPETIKKLKDKFDFVVIDSPAGLQMDAMNAMLSGEEVLLVTNPEISCVTDTMKVGMVLKRAGLAILGFVLNRSGRSEAEIPPEVAEEVMEIPLLAVIPEDPAVREATLEGVPVVEYKPESEGAKAFMELAERISRISGLKARVMR from the coding sequence ATGGGTAGGCTGATATCCATAGCCTCCGGCAAGGGGGGCACGGGAAAGACCACTACGACTGCTAACCTCTCAATCGCCCTTGGGAAAATAGGTTATCACGTTTGTGCCGTTGACGCTGACCTCACCATGGCCAACTTGAGCCTCGTTATGGGGATAGATGACGCATACACGACCCTTCACGATGTCCTTGCCGGGAGGGCTACAATAAGCGATGCCATATACGCAACCGCCTATGAGAACGTTCACCTAGTTCCCGCGTCGATAGACTGGGAGCACGTGATAAGGGCAGACCCCAGAAAGCTCCCTGAGACCATAAAAAAACTGAAGGATAAGTTCGATTTTGTTGTGATAGACTCCCCCGCGGGACTTCAGATGGACGCAATGAACGCAATGCTGAGCGGAGAGGAGGTTCTTCTCGTTACAAACCCCGAGATTTCCTGCGTTACCGACACTATGAAGGTTGGAATGGTTCTAAAAAGGGCGGGTCTTGCGATTCTGGGCTTCGTTCTCAACCGTTCGGGAAGGAGCGAGGCGGAAATCCCGCCGGAGGTGGCCGAAGAGGTCATGGAAATACCACTCCTCGCCGTCATCCCGGAAGACCCGGCCGTCAGGGAGGCGACGCTCGAAGGCGTCCCTGTGGTGGAGTACAAACCTGAATCCGAGGGTGCAAAGGCATTCATGGAGCTGGCAGAGAGAATATCCAGAATATCCGGCCTCAAGGCCAGGGTGATGAGATGA